A section of the Desulfurispora thermophila DSM 16022 genome encodes:
- the prmA gene encoding 50S ribosomal protein L11 methyltransferase codes for MQYLEISISVPPELVEEVADICIACGSGGVSIEDPALIQSYLAQGQPDTVAPGLYEQMAALSGQPQVKAYLPCNAQLPERLHHLRQSLAELLPPGAGEVQVREVADSDWAREWRKHYHAFPVGRRLLVKPAWEELLPEHAGRLVLELDPGMAFGCGTHASTSMCLELLEEVIKGGETVYDVGTGSGILAIAAARLGAVQVVACDLEQTAVQVAQENVARNRLAEKVQVRQGDLLSWADRPAQVIVANIVAGVILALLPQVGSLLLPGGHFIASGIIEGRQMEVLQAVKECGLAVHKLLGREEWYALWAVKPGKEWS; via the coding sequence TTGCAATATCTGGAAATATCGATCAGCGTGCCGCCCGAACTGGTGGAAGAGGTGGCCGACATTTGCATAGCCTGCGGCAGTGGCGGGGTCAGTATAGAAGACCCCGCCTTAATTCAATCTTACCTGGCCCAGGGTCAGCCGGATACCGTGGCGCCCGGTCTTTATGAGCAAATGGCCGCTCTGTCCGGACAGCCTCAGGTTAAAGCCTATCTGCCCTGTAATGCTCAGTTGCCAGAAAGGCTTCACCACCTGCGCCAATCCCTGGCGGAGCTGTTGCCGCCCGGGGCGGGGGAGGTGCAGGTGCGGGAAGTGGCCGACAGCGACTGGGCCCGGGAATGGCGCAAGCACTACCACGCCTTTCCGGTGGGGCGGCGCCTGCTGGTCAAGCCCGCGTGGGAAGAGCTACTTCCCGAGCATGCCGGGCGCCTGGTGCTGGAACTGGATCCCGGCATGGCCTTTGGCTGCGGTACGCACGCCAGCACATCCATGTGTCTGGAATTGCTGGAAGAAGTAATTAAAGGCGGGGAAACAGTTTATGATGTGGGTACCGGTTCCGGCATTCTGGCCATAGCGGCGGCCAGGCTGGGGGCGGTGCAGGTGGTGGCCTGTGATCTGGAACAGACCGCGGTGCAGGTGGCGCAGGAAAACGTAGCCCGGAACCGGTTGGCGGAAAAAGTGCAGGTGCGGCAGGGAGACTTGCTCAGCTGGGCTGACCGGCCCGCCCAGGTGATTGTGGCCAATATTGTGGCCGGCGTCATTTTGGCCCTGCTGCCCCAGGTGGGGAGCCTGCTCCTGCCGGGAGGGCATTTTATAGCTTCGGGCATTATTGAGGGACGCCAGATGGAAGTCTTGCAAGCGGTAAAGGAATGCGGTTTGGCTGTGCACAAGCTGCTGGGCCGAGAAGAGTGGTATGCTTTGTGGGCGGTCAAGCCGGGAAAAGAGTGGAGCTAG
- a CDS encoding 16S rRNA (uracil(1498)-N(3))-methyltransferase — MHRFFVAPQQLDGPLVHIEGSDAKHISRVLRLGPGDQIMLLDGNGRAARARIVAVHKDTVTCSILEYTAATGEPPLRVILLQALPKGDKLEQIIQKAVELGVHEVWPVQTRRCVVQLAGEKATARQNRWQRVAYEAAKQCRRPAVPQVRMLLAWADALAALPPSTLLILPWEEEAGTGLKSVLNQPVPATVAVAVGPEGGWAPEEVELARRHGARTVSLGPRILRTETAGPAVLAALMFHWGDLG; from the coding sequence ATGCACCGTTTTTTTGTGGCGCCGCAGCAATTGGATGGTCCGCTGGTACATATAGAGGGCAGTGATGCCAAGCATATCAGCCGGGTGCTGCGCCTGGGTCCGGGCGACCAAATAATGTTGCTGGACGGGAACGGCCGGGCAGCCCGCGCCCGCATTGTTGCCGTACATAAAGACACCGTGACCTGCAGCATATTAGAATACACTGCAGCTACAGGAGAACCGCCCTTGCGGGTAATTTTGTTACAGGCTTTGCCCAAGGGGGACAAGCTGGAGCAAATTATCCAGAAGGCTGTGGAACTGGGCGTCCATGAAGTCTGGCCCGTGCAAACCAGGCGCTGTGTGGTGCAACTGGCCGGGGAAAAGGCGACCGCCCGGCAAAACCGCTGGCAGCGGGTGGCCTATGAGGCGGCCAAACAGTGCCGCCGCCCGGCGGTGCCGCAGGTGAGAATGCTGCTGGCCTGGGCAGATGCGCTGGCCGCTCTGCCCCCTTCCACCCTGTTGATTCTGCCCTGGGAAGAGGAAGCCGGCACCGGCTTGAAAAGTGTGCTTAACCAACCGGTTCCCGCTACTGTGGCTGTTGCCGTGGGACCGGAGGGGGGCTGGGCGCCGGAAGAGGTGGAACTGGCCAGGCGTCACGGCGCCAGAACAGTGTCGCTGGGGCCGCGCATTCTGCGCACGGAAACCGCGGGACCGGCCGTGCTGGCCGCGCTCATGTTTCACTGGGGTGACCTGGGATAA
- the mtaB gene encoding tRNA (N(6)-L-threonylcarbamoyladenosine(37)-C(2))-methylthiotransferase MtaB, translating into MQPNRPRVAIATLGCKVNQYESAALAAAFARGGFEVVNFDREAEVYVINTCTVTHLGDRKSRQLIRRAVRQNPAALVVATGCYAQVSPQEVREIPGVHLVLGNQEKADLVEQVQKALEVRGAVRSSGPDSATVQVGDIMHSHLFQELPAVAAPERTRAFIKVQEGCNNFCAYCIIPYARGPVRSRPLDSVLEEAHRLVEQGYPELVITGIHIGAYGQDFSDGTDLARLVAKLRQIRGIKRLRLGSVEPLDFSPRLVEVLAAGPPVCRHLHIPLQSGDDTVLHNMRRRYTTADYARLVNQLRRAVPQLAITTDLITGFPGETDEQHRRTMSFVREMAFARLHVFKFSPRRGTPAASLPDRVPAQEIEERSRQLIELGNHLAGQFAAGFIGEQVEVLVEEVADEPGCVKGYTDQYLPVVFPGSSELRGRIVPVRGREVRSDILLGIPAGGIIF; encoded by the coding sequence GTGCAGCCGAACAGGCCCAGAGTGGCCATTGCCACCCTGGGGTGCAAAGTCAATCAGTATGAGTCGGCCGCTCTGGCCGCCGCTTTTGCCCGCGGCGGTTTTGAAGTGGTGAATTTTGACCGGGAGGCCGAGGTTTATGTGATCAATACCTGCACCGTTACCCACCTGGGTGACCGTAAGTCCCGCCAGCTCATCAGGCGGGCTGTGCGGCAAAACCCGGCCGCACTGGTGGTGGCTACGGGGTGTTATGCCCAGGTTTCCCCGCAGGAGGTGCGGGAGATACCCGGCGTGCATCTGGTGCTGGGCAACCAGGAAAAAGCCGACCTGGTGGAACAGGTACAGAAAGCCCTGGAAGTGAGGGGGGCGGTGCGGTCATCCGGGCCGGATTCAGCCACAGTACAGGTGGGGGATATTATGCACAGCCATCTTTTTCAGGAACTGCCGGCAGTGGCCGCTCCGGAGCGCACCAGGGCCTTTATTAAAGTGCAGGAAGGCTGCAATAACTTTTGTGCCTATTGTATCATCCCTTACGCCCGCGGACCGGTGCGCAGCCGGCCGCTGGACAGCGTGCTGGAGGAGGCCCATCGTTTGGTGGAACAGGGCTATCCCGAACTGGTGATTACAGGTATACACATCGGGGCCTACGGGCAGGATTTTTCTGATGGTACAGATCTGGCCCGGTTGGTGGCCAAGTTACGGCAAATTAGAGGTATAAAGCGCCTGCGCCTGGGCTCGGTGGAGCCGCTGGACTTTTCCCCCCGGCTGGTGGAAGTGCTGGCCGCCGGGCCGCCTGTCTGCCGGCACCTGCACATCCCCCTGCAGAGCGGGGATGACACCGTTTTGCACAATATGCGCCGCCGTTACACTACGGCTGATTACGCCAGGCTGGTTAACCAACTACGGCGGGCTGTACCGCAACTGGCCATAACCACCGACCTGATCACGGGTTTTCCGGGGGAGACTGACGAGCAGCACCGGCGAACTATGAGTTTTGTGCGCGAGATGGCTTTTGCCCGCCTGCACGTATTTAAATTCTCCCCCCGCCGGGGTACTCCTGCGGCCAGCTTGCCGGACCGGGTGCCGGCACAGGAAATTGAGGAGCGCAGCCGGCAGCTCATAGAGTTGGGCAACCACCTGGCCGGGCAGTTTGCCGCCGGTTTCATTGGCGAGCAGGTGGAAGTGCTGGTGGAAGAGGTGGCTGATGAGCCGGGTTGTGTTAAAGGATATACGGATCAATACCTGCCGGTGGTTTTTCCCGGCTCTTCCGAACTGCGCGGCCGGATTGTTCCGGTGCGTGGGCGTGAAGTACGGAGTGACATCCTGCTGGGTATTCCGGCGGGCGGGATAATTTTTTAA
- a CDS encoding histidine triad nucleotide-binding protein, which yields MQDCIFCKIINREIPAEIVYETDSVLVFKDIRPAAPVHLLLIPKKHIPTFFDLEPADAALMGELQMAATEVARRLGLQNGFRLVSNTGRDAGQLVFHIHYHLLAGRELKWPPG from the coding sequence ATGCAGGACTGTATTTTTTGCAAGATTATCAACAGGGAAATCCCGGCGGAAATTGTTTACGAAACCGACAGCGTACTGGTTTTTAAAGATATCCGCCCGGCAGCTCCTGTCCACCTCTTGCTTATCCCCAAAAAGCATATCCCGACTTTCTTCGACTTGGAGCCAGCGGATGCTGCCCTGATGGGAGAATTACAAATGGCGGCTACTGAGGTAGCCCGCCGGTTGGGCTTGCAAAATGGTTTTCGTCTGGTCAGCAACACTGGCCGGGATGCCGGTCAATTGGTATTTCACATCCATTACCACCTGCTGGCCGGCCGGGAGTTGAAGTGGCCGCCGGGCTAG
- the rpsU gene encoding 30S ribosomal protein S21, whose protein sequence is MAEVRVGKNETLDSALRRFKRSCQKAGVLAEARKHEHYEKPSVRRKKKSEAARKRRYR, encoded by the coding sequence ATGGCAGAGGTACGTGTCGGTAAGAACGAGACACTGGATAGTGCCCTCCGGCGCTTTAAGCGTAGCTGCCAGAAGGCAGGCGTGCTGGCGGAGGCCAGAAAGCATGAACACTACGAGAAGCCCAGCGTAAGGCGCAAGAAAAAGTCCGAAGCCGCCAGGAAACGCAGATACCGTTAA
- a CDS encoding NfeD family protein gives MSQQMLTGLAVLAFVSGIAALVLEIFIIPGFGVAGLAGIMALAWGVLLLTVDFTQATAALVLALVASLVIFAAGVVVLRRTNLWSRLFLHTRQYKEAGYVSSSTSPLLTVGCTGRAVTPLRPAGIMELGGQRFDVVTGGEYIPVGSQVQVVSLTGGKIVVRRAE, from the coding sequence GTGAGCCAGCAAATGTTGACCGGTCTGGCCGTACTGGCTTTTGTCAGCGGCATCGCGGCACTGGTACTGGAAATTTTCATTATTCCCGGCTTCGGGGTGGCCGGGCTGGCGGGCATCATGGCCCTGGCCTGGGGAGTGCTTCTGCTGACGGTTGATTTCACCCAGGCCACGGCAGCTCTGGTGCTGGCTCTTGTGGCTTCGCTGGTCATTTTTGCTGCCGGTGTAGTCGTACTGCGCCGCACCAATCTTTGGAGCAGGCTCTTTTTGCACACCCGCCAGTACAAAGAAGCGGGCTATGTTTCCAGCAGCACCAGTCCGCTGTTGACAGTGGGCTGTACGGGCAGGGCGGTGACGCCGCTGCGGCCTGCGGGTATCATGGAACTGGGCGGGCAGCGCTTTGATGTGGTAACCGGAGGGGAATATATACCGGTGGGCAGTCAGGTGCAGGTGGTTTCTCTGACCGGTGGTAAAATTGTGGTTCGCCGGGCGGAGTGA
- the floA gene encoding flotillin-like protein FloA (flotillin-like protein involved in membrane lipid rafts) produces MFFIIILVAVMVVFSFIPVGLWISALAAGVKIGIFTLIGMRLRRVPPAQIVGPLIKADKAGLDISVNQLEAHYLAGGNVDRVVNALIAAERANIPLPFERAAAIDLAGRDVLEAVQMSVNPKVIQTPWVSAVAKDGIEVKVVARVTVRANIDRLVGGAGEETILARVGEGVVTTVGSSETHKHVLENPDSISRTVLEKGLDAGTAFEILSIDIADVDVGRNIGAQLQTDQAEADKRIAQAKAEERRAMAVAREQEMKAAVEEMRARVVEAEAEVPRAMAEALRSGKLGVLDYYNLQNLLADTRMRESISGLGGEPAGRPGRQQQ; encoded by the coding sequence TTGTTTTTCATTATCATTTTAGTGGCAGTGATGGTTGTTTTCAGCTTTATACCGGTGGGGCTGTGGATATCCGCCCTGGCGGCCGGGGTGAAAATCGGTATTTTTACGCTGATTGGTATGCGCCTGCGCCGCGTGCCTCCGGCCCAGATCGTTGGCCCGCTGATCAAAGCGGACAAGGCCGGCCTGGATATTTCGGTCAACCAGCTGGAGGCCCATTACCTGGCGGGCGGCAATGTGGACCGGGTGGTCAACGCTCTGATTGCCGCCGAACGGGCCAATATTCCCCTGCCTTTTGAACGGGCGGCGGCCATTGACCTGGCGGGGCGGGACGTGCTGGAAGCGGTGCAAATGAGTGTCAATCCCAAAGTTATTCAAACGCCCTGGGTTTCCGCTGTGGCCAAGGACGGTATTGAGGTCAAGGTGGTGGCCCGGGTGACGGTGCGGGCCAACATCGACCGTCTGGTGGGTGGTGCCGGAGAGGAGACCATCCTGGCCCGGGTGGGCGAAGGAGTGGTAACCACGGTGGGCAGCAGCGAAACCCACAAACATGTGCTGGAGAATCCGGATTCCATTTCGCGCACGGTGTTGGAAAAAGGATTGGACGCCGGTACGGCTTTTGAGATTCTGTCCATTGACATTGCTGATGTGGATGTGGGGCGCAATATCGGTGCCCAGCTGCAGACCGATCAGGCGGAAGCCGACAAGCGCATTGCTCAGGCCAAGGCCGAGGAGCGGCGAGCCATGGCGGTGGCCCGCGAGCAGGAAATGAAGGCAGCTGTGGAAGAAATGCGGGCCCGCGTGGTGGAAGCCGAGGCGGAAGTTCCCCGGGCTATGGCGGAAGCACTGCGCAGTGGCAAACTCGGTGTGCTGGATTATTACAACCTGCAAAATCTGCTGGCCGACACACGGATGCGGGAAAGTATTTCTGGCCTGGGGGGCGAGCCGGCCGGCAGGCCGGGGCGCCAGCAACAATAA
- a CDS encoding carbon-nitrogen hydrolase family protein, with protein MSKRELVTVGICQLDVLEDKQANIEKAVKMIDRAADAGAELVVLPEMFNCPYHTAKFKAYAESWPEGETLRALATAARDSGVYLVGGSIAEQDGDNLYNTSFIFAPDGKLLSRHRKVHLFDVDLPGGISVKESATLGYGNQVTVVPASFGSFGVAICYDIRFPELARLMVLRGAQIIVVPAAFNMTTGPAHWHLLYRMRAVDNQVFMVAASPARNVDASYVAYGHSLVVDPWGEIVAEAGTGEQLLIARMDLDRLRKVRAQLPLLRHRRTDIYTLQETGGPVAPVVFRQRHPDVYSGKE; from the coding sequence TTGTCTAAAAGAGAGCTGGTAACTGTTGGTATCTGCCAGCTGGATGTGCTGGAAGACAAACAGGCCAACATAGAAAAAGCGGTGAAAATGATCGACCGGGCAGCTGATGCCGGAGCCGAGCTGGTGGTATTGCCCGAGATGTTCAACTGCCCCTATCACACGGCCAAATTCAAAGCCTATGCCGAGAGCTGGCCGGAAGGGGAAACTCTGCGGGCGCTGGCCACTGCAGCCAGGGACAGCGGGGTATACCTGGTTGGGGGGTCAATTGCCGAGCAGGACGGCGACAATCTATATAACACCTCTTTTATTTTTGCTCCGGATGGTAAGCTGCTCAGCCGCCACCGCAAAGTGCACCTGTTTGATGTAGACCTGCCGGGCGGGATTTCCGTAAAGGAATCCGCCACTTTGGGTTATGGTAATCAGGTAACCGTGGTACCTGCCTCTTTCGGTTCTTTCGGGGTGGCCATCTGCTATGATATTCGTTTTCCCGAACTGGCCCGCCTGATGGTGCTGCGGGGTGCTCAAATAATTGTGGTGCCGGCCGCCTTCAATATGACTACGGGGCCGGCGCACTGGCACCTGCTGTACCGGATGCGGGCCGTGGACAATCAGGTGTTTATGGTGGCTGCTTCGCCGGCCCGCAATGTGGATGCTTCTTATGTAGCTTATGGCCACTCTCTGGTGGTGGACCCCTGGGGGGAAATTGTGGCTGAGGCCGGTACGGGTGAGCAATTACTGATTGCCCGGATGGATCTGGACCGCCTTAGAAAGGTGCGCGCCCAGCTGCCACTTTTGCGGCACAGGCGTACAGACATTTACACATTGCAGGAGACCGGCGGGCCAGTAGCTCCTGTTGTGTTCAGGCAGCGGCACCCGGATGTTTATAGCGGGAAGGAGTAG
- the ychF gene encoding redox-regulated ATPase YchF, producing MLTAGIIGLPMVGKTTIFNLMTNAGAETSKFFSGRTETNTGMATVPDRRVDFLSALYRPRRTIYAQVQCSDVPGLVRGAAQGAGVGNQFLDGIRQVDLLVHVLRAFANPDVLHVDGSIDLLRDVETVELELLLADMDLLEKRISRIKGGKKITKENAAELAVLEKCLGALEQEVPLHRLDLTDQERAVLRNYNFFTEKPVLWVVNTDEQQFKSGNYPGCAELKQLAAQRGILLLEVCGQLEMEIAQLSAEDRELFMADLGLEELGTARLARAIYHALGLISFFTVGEDEVKAWTIKRGTVAQKAAGKIHSDIERGFIRAEVVAYADLERLGSMAGVKDAGLSRLEGRDYIVQDGDIINFRFNV from the coding sequence TTGTTGACAGCGGGAATTATCGGCCTGCCCATGGTGGGCAAAACGACAATATTTAACCTGATGACCAATGCCGGAGCGGAAACATCAAAATTTTTCAGCGGCCGCACCGAAACCAATACCGGTATGGCCACTGTCCCCGACCGGCGGGTGGATTTTTTGAGTGCGTTGTACCGGCCGCGCCGGACAATATATGCGCAGGTGCAGTGCAGTGATGTGCCCGGTCTGGTGCGCGGTGCGGCGCAGGGAGCCGGTGTGGGCAATCAGTTTTTGGATGGTATACGCCAGGTGGATTTGCTGGTGCATGTGCTGCGGGCCTTTGCCAACCCTGATGTGCTGCATGTGGACGGCAGCATCGACCTGTTGCGCGATGTGGAAACAGTGGAACTGGAACTGCTGCTTGCCGATATGGATCTGCTGGAAAAGCGCATTTCCCGCATCAAGGGTGGCAAAAAAATCACCAAGGAGAATGCGGCCGAACTGGCAGTGCTGGAAAAGTGTCTGGGGGCGCTGGAACAGGAAGTACCCCTGCACCGGCTGGATTTGACCGATCAGGAACGGGCGGTTTTACGCAATTACAACTTTTTTACTGAAAAGCCCGTGCTGTGGGTGGTGAACACCGACGAGCAACAGTTTAAAAGCGGGAATTACCCGGGCTGTGCGGAACTGAAGCAACTGGCGGCACAGCGGGGCATATTGCTGCTGGAAGTATGTGGTCAGCTGGAAATGGAAATTGCCCAGCTGAGTGCAGAAGACCGGGAGCTTTTTATGGCCGATCTGGGACTGGAGGAATTGGGCACAGCCCGCCTGGCCCGGGCTATTTACCACGCTCTGGGGCTGATCTCATTTTTCACCGTGGGCGAAGATGAAGTGAAAGCCTGGACAATCAAGCGGGGGACGGTAGCCCAGAAAGCGGCGGGAAAAATCCACTCGGATATTGAGCGTGGCTTTATCCGGGCGGAAGTGGTGGCTTATGCCGACCTGGAGCGCCTGGGCAGTATGGCCGGAGTAAAAGATGCCGGACTCTCCCGCCTGGAAGGGCGCGATTACATTGTGCAGGATGGGGATATAATCAACTTCCGCTTCAATGTTTGA
- a CDS encoding DegV family protein, which yields MAIVTDSTADLPAHLYKEHNITVVPLKVIFGQEMLLDGVEITPDRFFYRQAVLKEYSTTSQPSPAEFVAAYRPLLEAGGEVISLHISSRMSGTLQSARLAQSMLSSGHIEIIDSTRVSAALGLVVLNAARAAQRGAGRSEIMELISRQIRNLEVFFAVDTLEYLQRGGRIGRAQAFLGTLLNVKPILTMRDGYIHPFEKVRGKQKALQRMITAMQDRYGPGTSLQCVLVHGQDPQGLEELRQLVSQQLNCVEIIDCQLGCVVGSHVGPGVLGLVCLPLE from the coding sequence GTGGCCATTGTTACCGACAGCACGGCCGATCTGCCAGCGCATCTTTACAAAGAGCACAACATAACTGTGGTACCGCTGAAAGTGATTTTTGGGCAGGAAATGTTGCTGGACGGGGTGGAAATTACGCCCGACCGCTTTTTTTACCGTCAGGCGGTTTTGAAAGAATATTCCACCACTTCACAGCCCTCCCCGGCTGAATTTGTGGCGGCTTACCGTCCGCTGCTGGAAGCGGGCGGGGAGGTTATTTCCCTGCACATTTCTTCCCGTATGAGCGGGACGCTGCAGTCGGCGCGTTTGGCCCAGAGTATGCTCTCGTCTGGTCATATAGAGATAATTGATTCCACCCGGGTGAGCGCCGCCCTGGGACTGGTGGTACTCAATGCGGCGCGGGCGGCCCAGAGGGGAGCTGGCCGGAGCGAAATAATGGAACTGATTTCCCGCCAGATCAGGAACCTGGAAGTATTTTTTGCCGTGGATACACTGGAGTACCTGCAGCGGGGCGGGCGAATCGGCCGGGCGCAGGCTTTTTTGGGCACGCTGCTCAATGTCAAACCTATACTGACCATGCGGGACGGGTATATTCACCCTTTTGAAAAGGTGCGGGGCAAGCAAAAGGCACTGCAGCGCATGATTACGGCCATGCAGGACAGGTATGGCCCGGGGACAAGTCTCCAGTGCGTGCTGGTGCACGGTCAGGATCCCCAGGGGCTGGAGGAACTTCGCCAGTTGGTCAGCCAGCAGCTCAATTGCGTGGAGATAATTGATTGTCAGCTGGGCTGTGTGGTGGGCAGCCATGTCGGTCCCGGCGTGCTGGGACTGGTGTGTTTGCCACTGGAATAA
- a CDS encoding DAK2 domain-containing protein, which produces MRFEYLQGEDFRHLLTGSLHMLGRHKAEIDALNVFPVPDGDTGTNMYLTLLAGLQEAEELSTSSMGEIAAAIARGALLGARGNSGVILSQIWQGFARSLAGCQQAGVNELAQAFAAGAQAAYQAVSNPVEGTILTVIKAAADAFAEAAGRDYDLLRSMVHVLRRSREALARTPELLPVLREASVVDAGGRGLVVILEGIVYALKMAAARSQLELFDLAANQQKEFIGRVQDASALLNYTYCTEFILRGQNLPLETMRRELAPYGDCLLVVGDGAVAKVHIHSNHPGLVLECCLKYGSVHQVHINNMEEQVKEKNGEKPVAPVEKPVGVVAIAVGEGLSQILESMGVDIVLPGGQTMNPSAEEILDAVRAVPARTVLVLPNNKNVLLAARQAASLTDKQVLVVPTHSIVQGMAAMLAFNPYHEPVELLAGMEKAASQVIDGEVTKAVRTTRLDGREIKAGDYLGLAGDHILASGPDLPQVLAGLLDALVREEHGLLTLYYGAEVTDDQAGQCVQFLQTRFPSLDIELHYGGQPLYQYYLSLE; this is translated from the coding sequence ATGCGTTTTGAGTACCTGCAGGGCGAGGATTTTCGCCATTTGTTAACAGGCAGCCTGCACATGCTGGGCAGGCACAAGGCCGAGATAGATGCACTCAACGTCTTTCCCGTACCCGACGGAGATACAGGAACCAATATGTACCTGACTTTGCTGGCCGGGTTGCAGGAGGCCGAAGAACTATCTACCAGCAGTATGGGAGAGATTGCCGCTGCCATTGCCCGGGGAGCGCTGCTGGGGGCGCGGGGTAATTCCGGTGTGATATTGTCTCAGATCTGGCAGGGATTTGCCAGGTCGCTGGCGGGTTGTCAGCAGGCAGGAGTAAACGAACTGGCGCAGGCTTTCGCGGCCGGGGCGCAGGCCGCCTATCAGGCCGTCAGCAATCCGGTGGAGGGAACCATTCTCACGGTGATCAAGGCGGCGGCCGATGCCTTTGCCGAAGCGGCGGGCCGTGACTACGATCTGCTGCGTTCCATGGTGCATGTGCTGCGCCGCAGCCGGGAGGCGCTGGCCCGTACTCCGGAACTTTTGCCCGTATTGCGCGAAGCCAGCGTGGTGGATGCCGGGGGCCGGGGACTGGTGGTTATTCTGGAAGGGATAGTTTACGCATTGAAGATGGCGGCCGCCCGTTCCCAGTTGGAGCTTTTCGATTTAGCGGCCAATCAGCAGAAGGAGTTTATCGGCCGGGTGCAAGACGCTTCCGCACTGCTCAATTACACTTATTGTACAGAATTTATTTTGCGCGGTCAGAATTTGCCCCTGGAAACCATGCGCCGGGAACTGGCCCCTTATGGCGATTGCCTGTTGGTGGTGGGGGACGGCGCTGTGGCCAAGGTGCACATCCATTCCAACCATCCCGGTCTGGTGCTGGAGTGTTGCTTAAAATACGGTTCGGTGCACCAGGTGCACATCAACAATATGGAAGAGCAGGTAAAAGAGAAAAATGGGGAAAAACCGGTCGCCCCGGTGGAAAAGCCCGTGGGTGTGGTTGCCATAGCGGTGGGAGAAGGACTGAGCCAGATTCTGGAGAGCATGGGCGTGGATATTGTTTTACCCGGCGGGCAGACCATGAATCCCAGTGCGGAGGAAATTCTGGACGCGGTACGGGCTGTGCCGGCACGCACTGTACTGGTGTTGCCCAATAACAAAAATGTGCTGCTGGCGGCCCGGCAGGCGGCTAGCCTGACCGACAAACAGGTGCTGGTAGTGCCGACACACAGTATTGTCCAGGGAATGGCGGCCATGTTGGCTTTTAACCCTTACCACGAACCGGTTGAACTGCTGGCGGGCATGGAGAAGGCCGCCAGTCAGGTAATTGACGGGGAAGTTACTAAAGCGGTGCGCACTACCAGACTGGACGGGCGAGAAATTAAGGCTGGCGATTATCTGGGGCTGGCAGGCGATCATATACTGGCCAGCGGTCCGGATTTGCCACAGGTGCTGGCAGGTTTGCTGGACGCGCTGGTGCGGGAAGAGCACGGCCTGCTCACCCTTTATTACGGGGCTGAGGTGACGGACGATCAGGCCGGGCAATGTGTGCAGTTTTTGCAAACGCGTTTTCCTTCCCTGGATATCGAGCTGCATTACGGTGGCCAACCCCTGTACCAGTATTATCTGAGCCTGGAATAA
- a CDS encoding tyrosine-protein phosphatase, with product MFIDIHSHILPGLDDGASTTDEALAMASLAVADGVAAMIATPHVYPGLYENSRQTVEDAVFRLRAEMNNAGLALELLAGAEYFLEPGLLGRLTSGDLLFLHRDSRSLLVEFPALQVPAYAESVLHELFLGGIRPVIAHPERNPELAGSDLLERLVHRGALLQVTAASLCGYLGRTARQAAEDLLKRGIVHLVASDAHSCRGRSPQLSAARQRAAEMLGESAARQLFSENPRRLLQGGDVLPVSCQGRSRATGGWWRRVFCFLNNRGK from the coding sequence TTGTTTATTGACATACACTCCCACATTTTGCCCGGGTTGGACGATGGGGCCAGTACTACGGATGAGGCTCTGGCCATGGCCTCGCTGGCTGTGGCGGACGGAGTGGCAGCAATGATCGCTACACCCCATGTTTATCCGGGATTGTACGAAAACAGCCGGCAGACTGTAGAAGATGCAGTCTTCCGCCTGAGAGCCGAGATGAACAACGCGGGCCTGGCACTGGAGTTGCTGGCCGGTGCGGAGTATTTTCTGGAACCCGGCCTGCTCGGGCGGCTGACCTCGGGTGACTTGCTCTTTTTGCATAGAGACAGCCGCTCTTTGCTGGTGGAGTTCCCCGCCCTGCAAGTTCCTGCTTATGCGGAAAGCGTTTTGCATGAACTTTTCTTGGGTGGCATCAGGCCTGTGATCGCTCATCCCGAGCGCAACCCGGAACTGGCCGGCTCGGATTTGCTGGAACGGCTGGTGCACAGAGGGGCGCTGTTGCAGGTAACGGCAGCCAGCCTGTGCGGGTATCTGGGCCGTACGGCCCGTCAGGCGGCGGAGGATTTGCTTAAGCGGGGGATCGTACACCTGGTAGCCTCTGACGCTCATTCCTGCCGGGGGCGGTCGCCGCAGCTCAGCGCTGCCCGGCAAAGAGCAGCAGAAATGCTGGGGGAAAGCGCGGCCCGGCAGCTGTTTTCTGAAAATCCCCGCCGGCTTCTACAGGGAGGAGATGTCTTGCCAGTTAGTTGCCAAGGCAGGAGTAGGGCGACCGGTGGCTGGTGGAGGAGGGTTTTCTGTTTTTTAAATAATCGTGGGAAATGA
- a CDS encoding rubredoxin: MEKWVCEVCGYVYDPAEGADGVAPGTPFEKLPDDWTCPVCGADKSQFSKES; the protein is encoded by the coding sequence ATGGAAAAATGGGTATGCGAGGTTTGCGGTTATGTTTATGATCCGGCGGAAGGCGCCGATGGGGTGGCTCCGGGTACTCCTTTTGAGAAGCTACCCGATGACTGGACCTGCCCGGTGTGCGGTGCTGACAAGAGCCAGTTCAGCAAAGAGTCTTAA